The Tenuifilum thalassicum genome includes the window GTTTAGAAGTTAAGCACCATGGTGAATCATAACATAAGGTTATTTTTTAGTTAGGTGCAATTTTGCTATATTTGCAATCCATTGTAAAATAGAAATGTATGGCAACAACAGCAGATTTTAAGAATGGTCTTTTTATTGAATATAATGGTAAAATATATACCATTGTACAATTCCAGCACGTAAAACCAGGGAAAGGTGGGGCTTTTGTCCGTACAAAGCTAAAGAGTATAGAAACGGGAAAGGTTATTGAGAACACCTTTAATGCTGGTGTAAAAGTTAACGTAGTTAGGGTTGAGCGTAGGCCTTATCAGTTTCTATATAACGATGATTTAGGCTACCACTTCATGCATCAGGAAACCTTTGAGCAGATAACAATTGGTGAGCACATGATTGACAATGCCGACCTACTTAAGGAGGGACAATATGTAGAGATGATGGTTGAAGCAGAGAATGAAAACATTCTAACCTGTGAGCTCCCCCCATTTGTAGAGATGGAAGTTACCTATACCGAACCTGGTTTAAAAGGCGATACTGCATCGTCAACTGCACTTAAACCAGCAACTGTTGAAACAGGCGCTACCATCAACGTGCCTCTTTTCATTAATACTGGCGATAAAATTAAGATTGATACCCGGACAAGAGAGTATGCCGAAAGGGTTAAGTAATTAATCTTTTTACTGGTTATATTGATTTATTTGTATTTTTGCAGTAACTTATTCCTTTTTAGGAATAAGTTATTTTTATCTAAACCACCATCTGATGTCGATAACAGCGTCGCAGAATAGGTTACAGCTTAGTACATTCAAGCTAAATGCGCTTCTTGGTATGGCTCAAGCCATTAGTGCCGAGCTTAAAACCGAGGAGCTAATAGACCGTTTCCGACGCATCCTGAACGACGACTTGGGTATCGATCGTATTCTTCTATACAAAATGGAAGAGGGCAAATGGGAGCTGCTTTTAAACAGCAACTGCCCCGACAAGGTGGTTGAGAACATCAACGTTGAACGCGACCTCATCCCTTTCAATGAGATTACCTTTGTTGGGGTATCGGACAATCCTATCCTCCTAGAACTTGACGTTATTATACCCGTAATTCAGAACAACCAGCCAGTTGGATATGTTCTTATAGGCGACACCAACGAGTACGAGAAAGGTGTGAGCGCAACAATCAGGCATCTAAACTTTGTTCAAACACTATCAATAATCATTTTTGTTGCCATTGAGAACTTAAGGCTATTCCATAAAAGTTTGGAACAAGAAGCAATCCGTAAGGAGCTGGAGTTGGCCTCACGAATGCAGTCCATGCTTATTCCTGCTCCAACAGATATGCCCAAAATACCTGGGATAAAAATTGCTTCGTACTATCACCCACACTTTGAGGTTGGTGGCGACTACTACGATGTGATAGCACTTAGCCCAAACGAAATTGGGTTCTGCATTGCCGATGTCTCGGGGAAAGGTATTTCAGCCGCCCTGTTAATGTCGAACTTCCAAGCAAACCTTAGGGCTCTTTTCGATAATCACATCAACCTGAAAACATTAATTAAAAAGCTTAACGAAAGAGTCCTGGCAGCAGCAAAAGGTGAAAAGTTTATCACCCTATTTATTGGGCGTTACAATACCAGTAATCGCACCTTAGAATATATCAACGCAGGACACAACCCTCCATTTGCTTATTTACATAAATCGAAAAAGATTTTCCAGCTAAAATCGGGGTGCGTAGGACTAGGAATGATAGATGATATTCCTGTAATTAACGATGGCAAGGTGGTTTTTGATGAACCAGGTACCTTAATATGTTATACCGATGGACTGGTTGAGACAGTAGATGGAGACAAGGTGATTTACTCAACAAAAATTATCGAAGAGATACTCCCAAGCAATCAGAGCGTTGATAAAATCATTGAAAAGATAGCTCAAGAGCGTACATCTGAAAAAGTTTTTGATGACATCTCGCTACTAGGCTTCGAATTCCTATAACGAAACTTCAAAGAATAAATATACGCAGCATAGCCCCAAAAAAGGATAGCCACCTTATCCATATCAAGGAAATTATTCAAGAACCCATGCGACACGTAGGTAACCCAACCTAACAGAACACCCACAACAATAGTTCGCTCCTGGCTCTTCTTTTTAAGCCTCAAAGCCAAGTTGAAACCATCGTAAAAGACAACAACAATTATCAGAATAAAGGCAAAAACAGCAGGAATCCCTGCATCGGCTAGTAACCCAAGGTACTCGCTATGAGCATTACCTTTTAGCCCAAGGTTTGAACTTTCGCGCGTTTTCAGGTAAGAGGCCTGGAAGGGTGCATACTGAAACATGTAGGTTCCTGGCCCCCAACCAAACACAGGTTTTTCTTCAAACATTCTTATAGCCGAAGTCCACCTATTCAGCCTTTCAACATTTGACTCATCGGTTCGGATGTTGGCAATTGAACTGATATGCTTTCTTAAATCGCCACTCGAAGCGGTTCTATTTTGATTTAACCAAACCACTATATCGTCCTGGAAATAGCCTAAAGTGACAACGAAGGCAACAGCAAGAGCAACCACGTACCTGAATCTAATCTTAAGCCACCATATTATCCCAACTCCACCAGCCACAATTAAGCTTAGCCATGCCGCTCTTGTATATGACAGCACTAAAGCCACAATCAGAATTAATGACAATGCGATGTTCAACCACTTTAATAATCCTTTTTTGGACACTACTGCAAACGAAATCACAACCGGTATTAGCAATGCTAAGGTTGCGGCATATGATGTATGGTCAGTAAAAAATGGGTTACAT containing:
- the efp gene encoding elongation factor P, which produces MATTADFKNGLFIEYNGKIYTIVQFQHVKPGKGGAFVRTKLKSIETGKVIENTFNAGVKVNVVRVERRPYQFLYNDDLGYHFMHQETFEQITIGEHMIDNADLLKEGQYVEMMVEAENENILTCELPPFVEMEVTYTEPGLKGDTASSTALKPATVETGATINVPLFINTGDKIKIDTRTREYAERVK
- a CDS encoding PP2C family protein-serine/threonine phosphatase, coding for MSITASQNRLQLSTFKLNALLGMAQAISAELKTEELIDRFRRILNDDLGIDRILLYKMEEGKWELLLNSNCPDKVVENINVERDLIPFNEITFVGVSDNPILLELDVIIPVIQNNQPVGYVLIGDTNEYEKGVSATIRHLNFVQTLSIIIFVAIENLRLFHKSLEQEAIRKELELASRMQSMLIPAPTDMPKIPGIKIASYYHPHFEVGGDYYDVIALSPNEIGFCIADVSGKGISAALLMSNFQANLRALFDNHINLKTLIKKLNERVLAAAKGEKFITLFIGRYNTSNRTLEYINAGHNPPFAYLHKSKKIFQLKSGCVGLGMIDDIPVINDGKVVFDEPGTLICYTDGLVETVDGDKVIYSTKIIEEILPSNQSVDKIIEKIAQERTSEKVFDDISLLGFEFL
- a CDS encoding O-antigen ligase family protein, producing the protein MLIVQSIKSFFGSKPVLIASILFVLINALLVATEKSLFIVVPVFFIFLLFYIWFPNRFYKLYLLLSPLSIPLSEYVQGLPFDLWMPSELFIVALAPLVFIMLSKSSIENRWFSWQPVLLVIYFFLGWLLVATINSTMPVVSAKYLVLKVLYFMVLFYLPFILFSSDAISFKKFLGFYIVGMSAVILITLWKQWERGLFDKFVAHGTCNPFFTDHTSYAATLALLIPVVISFAVVSKKGLLKWLNIALSLILIVALVLSYTRAAWLSLIVAGGVGIIWWLKIRFRYVVALAVAFVVTLGYFQDDIVVWLNQNRTASSGDLRKHISSIANIRTDESNVERLNRWTSAIRMFEEKPVFGWGPGTYMFQYAPFQASYLKTRESSNLGLKGNAHSEYLGLLADAGIPAVFAFILIIVVVFYDGFNLALRLKKKSQERTIVVGVLLGWVTYVSHGFLNNFLDMDKVAILFWGYAAYIYSLKFRYRNSKPSSEMSSKTFSDVRS